The following are encoded together in the Aerococcus mictus genome:
- a CDS encoding dihydrolipoamide acetyltransferase family protein has translation MATEVVMPTLGLTMTEGTIEQWYVKEGDEVSSGDVLATISSEKLSGDVEAPEAGTVIKILADEGDTLKCKAAMAYIGEAGEEVEVEDTEEAASETEAESSSSKKDSPKEVNKDKTDTKARQGAVKGDRIFITPVARKLAEEKGYNIEDIPGTGGNGRITRRDVERYQPEAKPSQAVTSQAGEGLPGMRKTIAKRMVQSLQTTAQLSLHRKADVTQLSKLRQEIKSKANDGAALGWTTLITRAAVKALEETPEMNSWYQDGHWEQHEAVHIGMATAVADGLVVPVIRDAQGLSLSKLGEKINEVTSQAKAGQLPADLYSGSTFSITNMGGRGIEYFTPVINPPEAGILGLGAIQKELAFDDNGEVVELSKFPLSLTFDHQLLDGDPAGAFLDLIVSYLENPYSLLL, from the coding sequence ATGGCGACAGAAGTAGTAATGCCAACATTAGGACTCACCATGACAGAAGGGACCATCGAACAATGGTATGTTAAAGAAGGCGATGAAGTTTCTTCAGGTGATGTCCTAGCAACGATTAGTTCAGAAAAATTATCTGGAGATGTTGAAGCACCAGAAGCAGGAACTGTGATTAAAATTCTAGCTGATGAAGGTGACACCCTAAAATGTAAGGCCGCTATGGCTTATATTGGGGAAGCTGGTGAAGAAGTAGAAGTTGAAGATACAGAAGAAGCAGCTAGTGAAACTGAAGCAGAATCCAGTTCCAGTAAAAAAGATAGTCCAAAAGAAGTCAACAAGGATAAAACGGATACCAAAGCACGCCAAGGAGCCGTTAAGGGCGACCGCATCTTTATCACTCCTGTAGCCCGTAAATTAGCTGAAGAAAAAGGGTATAATATAGAGGATATTCCGGGAACAGGTGGTAATGGCCGGATTACCCGCCGTGATGTTGAACGCTATCAACCTGAAGCTAAGCCTAGCCAAGCAGTAACTAGTCAAGCTGGTGAAGGTTTACCAGGGATGCGGAAGACGATTGCTAAACGGATGGTACAAAGCTTACAAACCACAGCCCAGCTGTCCTTACATCGCAAGGCAGACGTGACTCAATTAAGCAAGCTACGTCAAGAAATTAAATCGAAAGCCAATGATGGTGCAGCATTAGGCTGGACCACCTTAATCACCCGAGCAGCTGTGAAGGCTTTAGAAGAAACGCCAGAAATGAATAGCTGGTATCAGGATGGACACTGGGAACAACATGAAGCGGTTCACATTGGCATGGCAACGGCAGTTGCTGATGGCTTAGTGGTTCCTGTCATTAGAGATGCTCAAGGCCTCAGTCTAAGTAAATTAGGCGAAAAAATTAACGAAGTCACTAGCCAAGCTAAGGCTGGCCAACTACCAGCAGATCTCTATTCCGGTTCTACCTTTTCTATCACTAATATGGGAGGACGAGGAATTGAATACTTCACCCCGGTAATCAACCCACCAGAAGCTGGTATTCTGGGTCTGGGAGCCATTCAAAAGGAATTAGCCTTTGATGATAACGGTGAAGTCGTTGAGTTAAGTAAATTCCCATTAAGTTTAACCTTTGACCATCAATTATTGGATGGAGATCCAGCTGGTGCTTTCTTAGACCTAATTGTTTCTTATCTAGAAAATCCTTATAGCTTATTGCTATAA
- a CDS encoding dihydrolipoyl dehydrogenase family protein: protein MADYDLLVIGSGPGGYIAAEEAAKSGLKTAVVDKGPVGGTCLNSGCIPIQSYVQNGRWALQSKQLAQYGLAQVSDDIDFKVLKARKDQVVQQNQQGILQIFKSNEIDFIEGEAVFVKDKTFKVNDQTLSAKNVLLATGSRVLEPTIPGIEKVDYLTHENFFHMEDLPEHLVIVGASEHGVEFAFAMAALGVKVSLIEEKETIIPNQVKEVQDYVKKLFKKLSVEVIEGVTIDHLSPDQVHLSDGQKIDFDQLLLMLSRRPDLTMVKAMGLELDKKGTYLAVDESYQSSSPGIYGVGDLIGGWPFAHAASHEGIKAVKAILGQAEYPLDFNAVPRKMAVDVDVESFGLHEDQAKEAGYDVISHQIPFMMNGAAAALEESEGFVNIISERQYGQILGGLVVGHGASEIMHILLAVYQCEGTIDELAQMVFAHPTLSETIGDVAKALVRKY, encoded by the coding sequence TTGGCAGATTATGATTTATTAGTCATTGGTTCAGGCCCGGGAGGCTATATTGCTGCGGAAGAAGCAGCTAAGTCAGGTCTGAAAACGGCTGTCGTTGATAAAGGTCCGGTAGGGGGGACTTGTTTAAATTCAGGTTGTATTCCCATTCAAAGCTATGTTCAAAATGGCCGCTGGGCCTTACAAAGTAAGCAACTGGCCCAATATGGATTAGCTCAAGTCAGTGATGACATTGATTTTAAAGTCTTAAAAGCGCGGAAAGATCAAGTCGTCCAGCAAAACCAGCAAGGAATCTTGCAAATTTTTAAAAGCAATGAGATTGATTTTATTGAAGGTGAAGCTGTCTTTGTTAAAGACAAGACCTTTAAGGTCAATGATCAGACCCTTAGTGCCAAGAACGTTTTATTGGCAACCGGTAGTCGGGTTTTAGAACCAACAATTCCGGGAATTGAAAAGGTAGATTATTTGACCCATGAGAACTTTTTCCATATGGAAGACTTACCTGAGCACCTAGTGATTGTTGGAGCCAGTGAGCATGGGGTAGAATTTGCCTTTGCTATGGCTGCTTTGGGTGTGAAGGTAAGTCTGATCGAGGAAAAGGAAACCATTATTCCAAACCAAGTCAAAGAGGTCCAAGACTATGTCAAAAAGCTATTCAAAAAACTTTCTGTAGAAGTGATTGAAGGTGTAACCATTGACCATCTTAGTCCTGACCAGGTCCATCTGAGTGATGGTCAAAAGATTGACTTTGACCAGCTTCTCTTAATGCTTAGCCGGCGTCCAGATTTGACCATGGTAAAGGCTATGGGACTTGAATTGGATAAAAAAGGCACTTATTTAGCAGTTGATGAAAGCTATCAAAGCAGCTCTCCTGGAATTTATGGTGTTGGTGATTTGATCGGTGGCTGGCCCTTTGCCCATGCTGCTAGCCATGAAGGCATTAAGGCTGTCAAGGCGATTTTAGGTCAGGCTGAATACCCACTTGACTTTAATGCTGTGCCTCGTAAGATGGCGGTCGATGTTGACGTGGAAAGCTTTGGCTTACATGAAGATCAAGCTAAAGAGGCCGGCTATGATGTGATTAGTCATCAGATTCCTTTCATGATGAATGGGGCAGCTGCTGCTCTCGAGGAGAGTGAGGGATTTGTCAATATTATTAGTGAAAGACAGTATGGGCAGATCTTAGGAGGTTTGGTAGTTGGTCATGGTGCCAGTGAAATCATGCATATTCTCTTAGCAGTCTATCAATGTGAAGGCACTATTGATGAACTTGCCCAAATGGTCTTTGCTCACCCTACCTTATCGGAAACTATTGGAGATGTCGCTAAAGCATTGGTAAGAAAATATTAA
- the clpB gene encoding ATP-dependent chaperone ClpB: MNNMEMTRSLQEALANAQQIAMTRHHQEISIPHLFKALVQPGQFAYNFYHQMNIPMDEFDKELDRELDNIAVVNGSNVQYGQSISRSLAELLQTAQEEAQGFQDEYLSTEILLLSILKLNYLDLTKWLKTYTNYDQVKDKIKDLRKGDRVTSQNAEENYNSLEKYGSDLTAIAREGKMDPIIGRDDEIRDVIRILSRKTKNNPVLIGEPGVGKTAIVEGLAQRIVKGDVPSNLRDKTIFSLDMGSLLAGAKYRGEFEERLKAVLNEIKKSDGEIILFIDEIHTIVGAGKAEGAMDAGNLLKPMLARGELHCIGATTLDEYREYMETDKALERRFQKVLVNEPTVEDTISILRGLRESFENHHHVKIHDQALVTAAELSDRYITDRYLPDKAIDLVDEASAEIRVEMNSMPTELDQQRRRQLQLEIEEEALKEEDDPASKERLEELQKELAEVREKTNQLTLEWEDEKASLSHIQDKRQEIDDAKRQLEIAQNNYDLEKAAQLQHGTLPKLAKELEDMEEKYEAEASGKPSLVQESVTEDQIEEVVSRQTGIPVTKLAQNEREKLLDLADRLHVRVIGQDQAVNSVTDTVLRSRAGIQDPNRPLGSFLFLGPTGVGKTELAKALAEQVFDSEDNMIRIDMSEYMEKANVSRLVGASPGYIGYEEGGQLTEAVRRHPYSVVLLDEIEKAHSDVYNILLQILDDGRLTDGQGRTVDFKNTIIIMTSNIGSDLLLEDAKDGNTSEISTEARDKVKERLYSYFKPEFLNRIDDIILFTPLSQDNMHGIVAKMLSGLNKRLKDQHIQLHFSDNLIDWIAETAYEPEFGARPLRRFITNEVETPLARAIIGGDVAAGQEVEVDYDKDQDRASFEKINEA; encoded by the coding sequence ATGAATAATATGGAAATGACAAGAAGTTTACAAGAAGCTCTTGCAAATGCGCAACAAATTGCGATGACAAGACATCATCAAGAAATCTCGATTCCGCATCTCTTCAAAGCATTAGTACAACCTGGACAATTTGCTTATAATTTTTATCATCAAATGAATATTCCAATGGACGAATTCGATAAGGAACTTGACCGTGAACTGGATAATATTGCTGTAGTGAATGGCAGCAATGTGCAATACGGTCAAAGTATTTCGCGTTCCCTAGCAGAATTATTGCAAACCGCCCAAGAAGAGGCCCAAGGATTCCAAGATGAATACTTGTCTACTGAAATTCTATTACTAAGTATTTTAAAATTGAACTATCTCGACCTCACTAAATGGTTAAAAACTTATACCAATTATGACCAAGTGAAGGATAAGATCAAAGACTTGAGAAAGGGTGATCGCGTGACCTCACAAAACGCTGAAGAAAATTATAATTCCCTAGAAAAATATGGGAGCGACTTAACCGCGATTGCTAGAGAAGGTAAAATGGATCCCATTATTGGCCGCGATGATGAAATTCGTGATGTTATTCGGATTCTTTCTAGAAAGACCAAGAATAACCCTGTCCTCATTGGGGAACCGGGTGTTGGTAAGACCGCAATTGTAGAAGGCTTGGCTCAAAGAATCGTCAAAGGTGACGTGCCAAGTAACCTGCGTGATAAGACCATCTTTTCCCTCGATATGGGGTCCTTATTAGCCGGAGCCAAGTACCGGGGTGAATTTGAAGAACGTCTAAAAGCGGTGCTTAATGAAATTAAGAAGTCAGACGGAGAAATTATCCTCTTTATTGATGAAATCCACACCATTGTTGGTGCGGGTAAGGCAGAAGGGGCTATGGATGCTGGTAACCTCTTAAAACCAATGTTAGCCCGTGGTGAACTACACTGCATTGGAGCGACTACCCTAGATGAATACCGGGAATACATGGAAACCGATAAGGCTTTAGAGCGTCGTTTTCAAAAGGTTCTCGTTAATGAGCCGACTGTCGAAGATACCATCTCCATCTTACGTGGTTTGAGAGAAAGCTTTGAAAACCACCACCACGTTAAAATCCATGACCAAGCTTTAGTTACCGCAGCTGAATTATCTGACCGCTACATTACTGACCGTTACCTTCCTGATAAGGCCATTGACCTAGTCGATGAGGCCAGCGCCGAGATTCGTGTAGAAATGAATTCCATGCCAACGGAACTCGACCAACAACGGCGCCGTCAATTGCAATTAGAAATTGAAGAAGAAGCCCTAAAAGAGGAAGATGATCCGGCTTCTAAGGAACGTTTAGAAGAATTGCAAAAAGAACTGGCTGAAGTCCGTGAAAAGACTAACCAACTGACCTTGGAATGGGAAGATGAAAAAGCCTCCCTCAGTCATATCCAAGATAAACGTCAAGAAATTGACGATGCTAAACGGCAATTAGAAATTGCTCAAAATAATTATGATTTAGAAAAAGCTGCCCAATTGCAACATGGGACCCTACCTAAGTTGGCTAAAGAATTAGAAGATATGGAAGAAAAATACGAAGCTGAAGCCAGCGGTAAACCGAGCCTGGTCCAAGAATCGGTAACCGAGGACCAAATTGAAGAAGTGGTGTCTCGCCAAACCGGCATCCCAGTGACTAAGTTAGCCCAAAATGAACGGGAAAAATTACTTGACCTCGCTGACCGCCTCCATGTACGGGTGATCGGTCAAGACCAAGCCGTTAACAGCGTAACGGATACGGTTCTTCGTTCCCGGGCAGGCATCCAAGACCCTAACCGTCCTCTTGGTTCCTTCCTCTTCTTAGGACCAACCGGGGTAGGTAAAACGGAATTAGCTAAGGCTTTAGCGGAACAAGTCTTTGACTCTGAAGATAACATGATCCGTATCGATATGAGTGAATACATGGAGAAAGCCAATGTGTCGCGTTTAGTTGGGGCTTCACCTGGCTACATCGGTTATGAAGAAGGGGGACAATTAACTGAAGCAGTCCGCCGTCATCCCTATTCCGTTGTTCTCCTGGATGAAATTGAAAAGGCCCATAGTGATGTTTATAACATTCTCCTCCAAATCCTTGACGATGGTCGTTTGACAGATGGTCAAGGTCGGACCGTGGACTTTAAGAATACCATCATTATCATGACCAGTAACATCGGGTCTGACTTACTCTTAGAAGACGCTAAAGATGGGAATACTTCAGAAATATCTACCGAGGCTCGAGACAAGGTCAAAGAACGTCTCTATAGCTATTTCAAACCTGAATTTCTTAACCGGATTGACGATATTATTCTCTTTACACCATTGTCACAAGACAATATGCATGGGATTGTTGCCAAGATGCTCTCAGGCCTCAATAAACGTCTCAAAGACCAACACATTCAATTGCACTTTAGTGATAATTTAATTGATTGGATTGCTGAGACGGCCTATGAACCAGAATTTGGTGCGCGTCCACTCCGTCGCTTTATCACTAATGAAGTGGAAACGCCACTGGCTCGTGCTATTATCGGCGGAGATGTCGCCGCAGGCCAAGAGGTTGAAGTGGACTATGATAAGGACCAAGACCGGGCCAGCTTTGAAAAAATCAACGAAGCCTAA
- a CDS encoding thiamine pyrophosphate-dependent dehydrogenase E1 component subunit alpha — translation MATDIKTASDVEVKAMSPDKAKAIYKTMNEIRDFEDTVHRFFAQGEIPGFVHLYAGEEAIASGVCAHLTDDDYITSTHRGHGHCVAKGGDLKGMMAEIFGKETGLGKGKGGSMHIADLDKRILGANGMVGGGFGLAVGAAMRNKYLKTDSVAVCFFGDGASNEGLFHECLNMASIWQLPVIFVNENNFFAESTPQWYSSGSETIAERAAAYNMPGVRVDGKDLMAVYEAAGEAIDRARQGGGPTLIECVAYRNYGHFEGDEQKYKALSGPEKEWADRDAIQVFKDYAIEHGLASQEELEEIEAQAKQDVEDAVEYAKESPIPAAENLLTDVFAD, via the coding sequence ATGGCAACCGATATTAAAACAGCTTCTGATGTTGAAGTCAAAGCCATGAGTCCGGATAAGGCAAAAGCGATCTATAAGACAATGAACGAAATTCGGGACTTTGAAGATACTGTTCACCGCTTCTTTGCCCAAGGAGAAATTCCTGGTTTTGTTCACTTATATGCTGGCGAAGAAGCTATTGCTAGTGGCGTTTGTGCTCACTTAACTGATGATGATTATATTACCTCTACTCACCGTGGTCATGGACACTGTGTGGCTAAGGGAGGCGACCTTAAGGGCATGATGGCCGAGATTTTTGGTAAAGAGACCGGCCTCGGTAAAGGTAAGGGAGGCTCCATGCATATTGCTGACCTCGATAAGAGAATCCTAGGGGCTAATGGTATGGTTGGTGGCGGTTTCGGGCTAGCGGTCGGAGCAGCTATGCGTAATAAATACCTCAAAACTGACTCAGTAGCTGTTTGTTTCTTCGGAGACGGAGCTTCCAACGAAGGCCTGTTCCATGAGTGCTTAAATATGGCAAGTATTTGGCAATTACCAGTTATTTTCGTTAATGAAAATAACTTCTTTGCGGAATCGACTCCACAATGGTATTCATCCGGTTCGGAAACCATCGCTGAACGGGCGGCAGCTTACAATATGCCAGGTGTCCGTGTCGATGGGAAAGATTTGATGGCTGTTTATGAAGCAGCTGGTGAGGCAATTGACCGGGCTCGTCAGGGTGGAGGACCAACGTTAATTGAATGTGTGGCCTACCGTAACTATGGTCACTTCGAGGGTGACGAACAAAAATATAAAGCCCTCTCAGGTCCAGAAAAAGAATGGGCAGACCGTGACGCTATTCAAGTCTTTAAAGACTATGCCATTGAACACGGTTTAGCCAGTCAAGAAGAATTAGAAGAAATTGAAGCCCAAGCCAAACAAGATGTTGAAGACGCAGTGGAATATGCTAAAGAGAGTCCAATTCCTGCTGCTGAAAACCTATTAACCGATGTTTTCGCTGACTAA
- a CDS encoding ATP-dependent Clp protease ATP-binding subunit → MVNSKKRLAENIEAALKQAENLAIEKKHKNIAIAHVFNYLIEDQNGFIYRFLKSLNVPMKAMQAEINRELSRIGSNYGKNLNYGQQFSKQLGDLLQGAEDYQEKRQANEIASQDLLMALFDQKNNELTHWLNNYVNRASAHKKLADYQEKRMVDKDDVSLSFPALSKYARNLNASYRAGEMDPIIGREKELADMVLILSRRSKNNPLLIGEAGVGKTALVEGLVQHIEKDKLPSSLKDTIVMALDIGALIAGAKYRGDFEERLKAVLDEVRSSQGKIILFIDEIHTIVGAGKTEGAMDAGNLLKPMLARGEIHCIGATTHQEYHQYFEKDRALDRRFQRILIDQPTLVESQAILKGLQAQHESYHHVFIEDQAIEASVALSDRYMTDRYLPDKAIDVLDIACAEVSMALKKVPDSLLAAREERYHMELTLANAQTASDGQADEKDKLQQALSSAQNEEASLEKQWQVEKNLLKDWQDYRQNLLQARLDLAQAQKDFNSQAVKILQEESIPQHEDKIRQVQADYQAILDGSDGPLLDPWVRKNDVAKVIARQTGIPVAQVAEHEREKLMHLASRLHQRIVGQDPAVQAVSQAVIRSRADVQDPNRPIGSFLFLGPTGVGKTELAKALADQLFNDEEKIIRLDMSEYMEKHSVARLVGAPPGYVGYEEGGQLTEAVRRQPYAVILLDEIEKAHRDVFNLLLQILDDGRLTDNQGQVIDFKNTILIMTSNLGSDILLADMLQHKNSEISLEARQAVTKKLQEHFRPEFLNRIDDTILFSALSKEDMEAIVEKLLDQLKVRLSQQDIFLTYQEDLKDCLADSAYEPEFGARPLKRFIRKHLETPLAERIISGQIKAQDQVNLSYDTDSEQVIFKVKDN, encoded by the coding sequence ATGGTTAATAGTAAAAAACGCTTGGCCGAAAATATAGAAGCGGCCTTAAAACAAGCAGAAAATTTGGCCATTGAGAAAAAACATAAAAATATTGCCATTGCCCATGTCTTTAACTATTTAATTGAAGATCAAAATGGTTTTATCTATCGTTTCTTAAAGTCTTTAAATGTACCAATGAAGGCAATGCAGGCGGAAATTAATCGCGAGTTGTCACGTATAGGTAGCAACTATGGCAAGAATCTTAACTACGGTCAGCAATTTTCTAAACAACTCGGTGACCTGCTTCAAGGGGCAGAAGACTACCAAGAAAAGCGACAAGCTAACGAAATCGCTAGTCAAGACCTCTTAATGGCCCTATTTGATCAGAAAAACAATGAACTGACCCATTGGTTAAATAATTATGTTAACCGTGCGAGTGCCCATAAAAAATTAGCCGATTATCAGGAGAAGCGGATGGTTGACAAAGATGATGTGAGTTTATCCTTTCCGGCCTTATCCAAGTATGCCAGAAATTTAAATGCCAGCTATCGAGCGGGTGAAATGGATCCCATTATTGGCCGAGAAAAAGAACTGGCTGATATGGTGCTCATCCTATCGCGGCGGTCAAAGAATAACCCCCTCCTCATTGGGGAAGCTGGCGTAGGTAAAACTGCCTTAGTCGAAGGCTTAGTCCAGCATATTGAGAAAGATAAGCTTCCTTCAAGTTTAAAGGACACTATTGTTATGGCTTTAGACATTGGAGCCCTGATAGCAGGAGCAAAGTATCGTGGTGATTTTGAGGAACGCTTAAAAGCAGTACTCGATGAAGTGAGAAGCTCACAAGGAAAAATCATTCTCTTTATTGATGAAATTCATACGATTGTGGGGGCCGGAAAGACAGAAGGTGCTATGGACGCTGGTAACTTACTCAAGCCTATGTTAGCTCGAGGTGAAATTCACTGTATTGGGGCGACCACCCACCAAGAGTACCACCAATACTTTGAAAAGGACCGTGCCCTTGACCGTCGTTTCCAACGAATACTTATTGACCAACCGACTTTAGTGGAGAGTCAGGCGATTCTTAAAGGATTACAGGCCCAACATGAAAGCTATCACCACGTTTTTATAGAAGATCAAGCCATCGAAGCCAGTGTGGCCTTAAGTGATCGCTACATGACTGATCGTTACTTACCAGATAAGGCCATCGATGTCTTAGATATTGCTTGTGCGGAAGTAAGTATGGCTCTAAAAAAAGTGCCTGATAGCTTATTAGCTGCCAGAGAAGAGCGCTATCATATGGAGCTAACTTTAGCCAATGCGCAAACCGCTTCAGACGGGCAAGCTGATGAAAAAGATAAACTTCAACAGGCTCTTTCTAGCGCCCAAAATGAGGAAGCTAGTCTAGAAAAGCAATGGCAGGTAGAAAAAAATTTGCTGAAAGACTGGCAAGATTACCGGCAAAATTTATTACAAGCCCGCTTAGACTTGGCTCAAGCCCAAAAAGACTTTAATAGCCAGGCAGTCAAAATTTTACAAGAGGAAAGCATTCCTCAGCATGAAGATAAAATAAGGCAAGTTCAGGCAGACTATCAGGCCATTCTAGATGGTAGTGATGGCCCCTTATTAGATCCCTGGGTAAGGAAGAATGATGTGGCCAAAGTAATTGCCAGACAAACTGGCATCCCTGTGGCCCAAGTGGCTGAACATGAACGGGAAAAATTAATGCATTTAGCTAGCCGATTACACCAACGTATTGTTGGTCAAGATCCAGCTGTTCAAGCCGTTAGTCAGGCGGTTATACGGTCTCGTGCCGATGTCCAAGATCCTAACCGACCTATTGGGTCTTTCTTATTCCTTGGGCCTACTGGGGTTGGGAAGACGGAATTAGCTAAAGCCTTAGCTGACCAGTTATTTAATGATGAAGAAAAAATTATCCGTTTAGACATGAGTGAATATATGGAAAAGCACAGTGTTGCACGCTTAGTTGGGGCGCCTCCTGGATATGTTGGTTACGAAGAAGGGGGACAATTGACGGAAGCAGTTCGTAGACAACCCTATGCGGTTATTCTTTTAGATGAAATTGAAAAGGCCCACCGGGATGTCTTTAACCTCTTATTACAAATTCTAGATGATGGCCGGCTAACAGATAACCAGGGTCAAGTGATTGATTTCAAAAATACTATTTTGATTATGACCAGTAATTTAGGTTCGGATATTCTGCTTGCGGATATGCTTCAACATAAAAACAGTGAGATATCGCTTGAAGCTCGTCAAGCAGTAACGAAGAAACTCCAAGAACATTTCCGACCTGAATTTTTAAACCGGATTGATGATACGATTCTCTTCTCTGCCCTATCTAAAGAAGATATGGAGGCAATTGTTGAAAAACTTCTAGACCAGTTGAAAGTTCGCTTAAGTCAGCAAGATATTTTCCTAACTTATCAAGAGGACTTAAAGGATTGCTTAGCTGACTCTGCTTATGAACCTGAATTTGGAGCGCGGCCTTTAAAACGCTTCATTCGCAAACATTTGGAAACACCTTTAGCTGAGCGCATAATTAGTGGACAAATAAAAGCACAGGACCAAGTCAATCTCTCCTATGATACAGATAGCGAGCAAGTAATTTTTAAAGTCAAAGATAATTAA
- a CDS encoding alpha-ketoacid dehydrogenase subunit beta translates to MSREIAFMTAINEALDQAMEKDDRVVLLGEDIAGGREVDHLAEENEDAWGGVMGVTKGLGPKYGLDRVIDTPLSEMGYMAAAVGMAVTGLRPVPELMFNDFIGFCLDSLLGQGSKMRYMFGGKAQIPMVVRTMHGAGASAAAQHSGSYYGIFGSIPGIKVVVPATPYDAKGLLLSSIEDNNIVVFSEDKTIYGQKGEVPEEYYTIPIGKANVYRQGDDLTIVTIGKMLFVAEEVAERLSKDGISVEVIDLRTVAPWDQETVIESVKKTGRLIVIDESNPHNNTATDIASVVSDKAFDYLDGPIKCICAPNVPVPFAVNLEQLYLPDADKVIEEAAELIDDLRA, encoded by the coding sequence ATGAGTAGAGAAATTGCCTTTATGACCGCAATTAATGAAGCTTTAGACCAAGCCATGGAAAAAGACGACCGCGTTGTCCTCTTAGGAGAGGATATTGCGGGTGGTCGTGAAGTTGACCATTTAGCTGAAGAAAATGAGGATGCCTGGGGTGGCGTTATGGGGGTAACCAAGGGTTTAGGACCTAAGTACGGTCTAGATCGTGTCATTGATACCCCCTTATCAGAAATGGGGTATATGGCTGCAGCAGTGGGGATGGCTGTCACTGGTTTACGTCCAGTCCCTGAATTAATGTTTAACGACTTTATTGGTTTCTGTTTAGACTCTTTACTGGGTCAAGGTTCAAAAATGCGTTATATGTTTGGTGGTAAGGCTCAGATTCCTATGGTAGTTAGGACCATGCATGGTGCTGGAGCGAGTGCGGCAGCCCAACACTCGGGTTCTTATTATGGAATTTTTGGTTCGATTCCAGGGATTAAAGTGGTTGTTCCTGCGACTCCTTATGATGCCAAGGGCTTACTCCTTTCATCGATTGAAGACAATAATATTGTTGTCTTTTCTGAAGACAAGACCATCTACGGTCAAAAGGGCGAAGTTCCAGAAGAATACTATACTATTCCAATTGGTAAGGCTAATGTATATCGCCAAGGGGATGACTTAACCATTGTGACTATTGGTAAAATGCTCTTTGTCGCTGAAGAAGTTGCTGAACGTTTGTCCAAGGACGGTATTTCTGTAGAAGTCATTGATTTAAGAACAGTTGCCCCTTGGGACCAAGAAACTGTGATTGAATCGGTCAAGAAAACCGGACGTCTAATTGTTATTGATGAATCCAACCCTCACAATAACACAGCAACCGATATTGCCTCAGTGGTGAGTGACAAGGCCTTCGATTACCTTGATGGACCAATTAAGTGTATCTGTGCACCTAATGTGCCCGTACCATTTGCGGTGAACTTGGAACAATTATACTTACCCGATGCGGATAAGGTCATTGAAGAAGCTGCTGAACTTATTGACGACTTAAGAGCATAA